A window of Streptomyces broussonetiae genomic DNA:
GTCCTCGGACCGGTGGATGATCCAGGCGACCTGCCCGTCCGCGCCCAGGACGGGCACGTTGATCGCGGACCACCAGCGCTCCTTGAACACCCCGGGGCTGCCGGCGACCGGGATGTCGTACTTCTGCAACGCCATGTGATCGGTCTGGCCGCTGGACAGAACCCTGTGCAGGGAGGCTTTCAGCGTCGCTACCCCGTCGGCCTCCGGATCGGCGGGGTTGTCCGGGAAGGCGTCGAAGAGGTACTGCCCGAGCAGCTCGGCCCGGCTGCGTCCGGTCACCTCGCAGAACGCCGGGTTGGCATCAATGATCACCAGGTCCGTGCCGAGCGCCAGACACGGGCTCGGAAGGGCGGCGAACAGCGCCACGTAGTCGATCTGCGGTGTCACACGCGTTCCAGCCAGTCGATCCTTCCTCCAATGTACGAAGTGCCCAGCTCCCGCGCCCACCGAGCCCGCTCATGGCGTCAGGTGGCCGCTGCGCACCGCTCAGCCTGCGTACACCCCGACCTGGGCCGGCTTCGTTGGGTGATGCGTGAGGACGGACGACGAACGACGGTTTCACGGCCGCGGTGACATCTTCGCCCCGCTCCACGCAGGGACCTGCTCCTACGGGGTTGCCCAGCTCCGCCACCGGCCGCGGATCCAGACCGAAGCCGACATCGCCCGGCGCCGGGGCATCTGGAGGTGCGGAGCAGCGACGCGCTCGGCTCGGGCATGAGCGGACCTGGCGGCTCGACGCCGCAGGGCGGTCCTCAGGCTTCCGCCATGAACGAGACCCAGGCCGCAACCTCCCGTGAAGCCTTCGAACTGCTGATGGCCGGCAACCAGCGATTCGTCGCGGGAATCCCCGAACATCCGAACCAGGACGCCGCCCGCCGCACCGAGTTCGCCGCGTCCCAGCGACCGTTCACCGTGCTGTTCGGATGCTCCGACTCCCGCCTGGCCGCCGAGATCATCTTCGACCGCGGACTGGGCGATCTGTTCGTGGTGCGCACTGCCGGCCACGTCACGGGACCGGAAGTGATCGGCAGCATCGAGTACGGCGTCGACATACTGAACTGTCCCCTGTTTGTGGTCCTGGGCCATGAGGCGTGCGGTGCCGTCGGCGCCGCACGCGCCGCTCTGGAGGACGGGGTGGCCCCGGCCGGCTACGTGCGCGATGTCGTCGAGCGGGTGACGCCCAGCGTGCTGTCGGCCCGGGCCGCCGGCCGCGTGAAGGGCGAGGAGATCCTGGACGAGCACATCCGGCACACCGTCGACCTGCTGCTGGACCGCTCCCGGCTGCTCGCCGAGAAGGTCGCCGCCGGACACGCCGCCGTCGTGGGCCTGTGCTACGGCCTGGCCGATGCCACTGCACGCCTCGTCGCGACCCGTGGCCTCGACGCACCCGTCACCACGGCATCGTGACCGCCGAAGCGCCCACAGCATCCCAGGCGGCCACGGCCGTCACCGGCGGAGGCGGCGACCAGGGAAGCGACTGGTGACTTATGAGGGCCGGGGTCCGGCGGCGCGGCGAAGCCGGTTGGCGATCGCCAGTCCCAGCCCCTCCTCCACCGGCAGGGACGCGATCAGCCACGCTCAGCATGTGGTCGCCGAGCCGGGAAGCAACCCGGGACAGCACTCTTCCGAGTGTATCTGCGGAAGAACTCCAGACACTCACCATGGAGAAAACCTGTCGTTACGATAGTAGACATTGGCTCGTCGCAGGGTTACTGTCTTTGTCGTACCCAGGAAGTCGAAGTGGGCACGGCAGACACGAACTGCCATGCCGGCAGGTCAAGCAGGACACGGCCCAAGAGGGTCGTGAGCAGTACCCGCGGTATCCAGCAGTGCAACCGAGTAACCGAAGGTAAGGAGCGAGACGCCATCAGGATCGCCCGGGCGAGGAAGCAGTCCGCCCGGGTACCGCAGGCCCCGGATTGGAAGGTGGTCCCCGGTCACGCATCCGCGATCCCCGCAGTCCCGCCCTCGCAGGCGGACCCTGCGGACATACGAGGCCGGCGCAGTTCGCCGGTAGATGGTGTTGAAAGCTCGGGGCCCGGGTGCCAGTACGGCGCCCGGGCCCCCCGACGCGTCCCCCGGAAGAAGAGGTCTATGCCCCCTGGCAGTTCCCGCGCCGTCACCCCTCTCGATGACGACGACTACCCCGCCTACACCATGGGCCGGGCCGCCGACATGCTCGGCACCACCCCCGCCTTCCTGCGCGCCCTCGGCGAACACCGCCTGATCACACCTCTGCGCTCCGAAGGCGGCCACCGCCGCTACTCCCGCTACCAACTGCGCATCGCTGCCCGTGCCCGCGAACTCGTCGACCAGGGCACCCCCATCGAAGCTGCCTGCCGCATCATCATCCTCGAAGACCAACTCGAAGAAGCGCAGCGCATCAACGAGCAAATGCGCACACAAGGCCCCGAGCCGCAGTCGAAGACCTCAGCCTGACCGGACGCCGGCACGAAGACACGGACGACGCTCCCGGCCCGCCACCGACTGGACCCCACCATCGGCCCCTGAAACGAGCGCCCCTGACTCCCGCAGGGCAAGGACCCCGGCGATCACCACGCTGGGGTCCTTCTCTGTCCAAGACGGTCCCACCGGTCCCGGGCCGGAGCCCTGCCGGCGCGCCGGTTGCCCATCGGCGGCCGGCCAGGCCCGGTGAGGCACACGCCGGCGTGTCGACGTCCGTGCCGTCCCGCGTGCCTGGCACGTGGTTCTCATGCAGCCGCTGCCGGCTCCCTGCCCCGCCGACCTCATTCCCGACGCGACGGGCATGGCGGCCTTCAAAGCGGCGAACCGGCAGGCCAAGGAGCAGGACGCCGTCTTCGTCGCCATCGAGTCTCTGGGCGAGCACTGGACGGTGAAGGCCGACATGATCACCGCCCGGCAGTACGCCGTCGCCGACTCGGTGTACGACGCCATCCGCGCCGCGGTCATCCAGATGATCCGCGCCGGCGAGATCCGCTCGGACTCCTCCGCGGGGCCGGTCTGCTTCGTACTGCACGACGTGGCAGACGAGAGCCGGGCCCGCGAACTCGCAGCCGCCCTGCACGCCGCCCTGTACGGAAACCTGGCGCCGCTCGCCCGCGCGATGCCTACCGCATCCTGACCAGCCGCCTTCAGGACTCCAAGATCATCTCGTGGCGGCGCTTGGGCTCACCTTGGCTGGACCCCGCCTTGACCCCTCCCTGTCCGGCCGTCGGCGTCATCAGATCGTCCCCGGACACCGTTGTGGTGCCCGCCCCTGTTCGGAGGAGGTAATGGATCACCCTGTCCGGCTCTCCGGGTACCGTCAGGGGCATGAGTCATCCGCACCCCGAGCTGAAAGCCGCCCCGCCCCTTCCCGAAGGAGGGCTGCGGGTCATCGCCCTGGGCGGCCTGGGTGAGATCGGCCGCAACATGACCGTCTTCGAGCACGCGGGCAAGCTGCTCATCGTCGACTGCGGCGTGCTGTTCCCCGAGGAGACCCAGCCCGGCGTGGACGTGATCCTGCCGGACTTCACCTCGATCCGGGACCGGCTGGACGACATCGTGGCCGTGGTCCTCACCCACGGCCACGAGGACCACATCGGCGGCGTGCCGTACCTGCTGCGCGAGCGGTCCGACATTCCCGTCGTCGGCTCCAAGCTGACGCTGGCGTTCCTGGAGGCCAAGCTCAAGGAACACGGCATCCGGCCGCGCACGGTGCGGGTGCGGGAGGGCGACCGGCGCGGCCTCGGGCCCTTCGACTGCGAGTTCGTGGCGGTCAACCACTCCATCCCCGACAGCCTCGCGGTCGCGATCCGCACCCGGGCCGGGATGGTGCTGCACACCGGCGACTTCAAGATGGACCAGTTCCCTCTCGACGACCGCATCACCGATCTGCGTGCCTTCGCCCGCCTCGGCGAGGAGGGCGTGGACCTGTTCCTCACCGACTCCACCAACGCCGAAGTACCCGGCTTCACCACCTCCGAGCGTGAGCTGAACCCTGCGATCGAGCAGGTGATGCGCACCGCGCCGCGCCGGGTCATCGTCTCCAGCTTCGCCAGCCACGTGCACCGCATCCAGCAGGTCCTGGACGCCGCCCACCAGCACGGCCGCAAGGTCGCCTTCGTCGGCCGGTCGATGGTCCGCAACATGGGCATCGCCCGTGACCTGGGCTATCTGAAGGTCCCCTCCGGTCTGGTCGTGAGCACGAAGGAGCTGGAGAAGCTCCCGGACCACAAGATCACGCTGGTGTGCACCGGCTCCCAGGGCGAACCGATGGCCGCGCTGTCACGGATGGCCAACCGCGACCACATGATCCGCATCGGCAAGGACGACACCGTCCTGCTCGCCAGCTCCCTCATCCCCGGCAACGAGAACGCCATCTACCGGGTGATCAACGGACTCACCCGGTGGGGCGCCCACGTGGTCCACAAGGGCAACGCCAAGGTGCACGTCTCCGGGCACGCCAGCGCCGGCGAACTCGTCTACTGCTACAACATCGTCAAACCCCGCAACGTCATGCCCGTGCACGGCGAATGGCGCCACCTGCGGGCCAACGCCGACCTCGCCATCCGCACCGGTGTCGACCCCGACCGGGTCGTCATCGCCGAGGACGGCGTCGTCGTCGACCTGGTCGACGGACGTGCGTCCATCACCGGCAAGGTCCCCGCCGGCAACGTCTACGTGGACGGCATGGAAGTCGGCGGCGCCACCGAGGCGTCCCTCAAGGACCGCCTCACCCTCGCCGCCGAAGGCGTGGTCACCGTGGTGGCGATCGTCGACGCGGACACCGGCGCCCTCGCCGAGGCCCCCGACTTCCTGGCCCGCGGCTTCGTCCACGACGACACCACCTTCGAGCCGGTCGTCCCCGTCATCGAGAAGACCCTGGCCACCGCGGCCGAGGAAGGCGTCGGGGACGCGCGCCAACTCGAACAACTCATCGCCCGCGCCGTGGCGAACTGGGCGTTCCGCACCCACCGCCGCAAGCCCCTCATCATCCCCGTCATCATCGACGCCTGAGCCACGGCACCCGCGCAGGGCGGCACGAGGCCGCCGACTCGGGTTGCCTCGCCGGCCTCCATCGCTTTTGGGATCCGGTCCGGGGCCCATCCCGGTGAAGTCCGCTGCAGGACACGGTCGATGCACGCACGTTCCTTGGCCCGACAGATAATGGCCTGCGGTGCGGTGCCCGGATCGCAGGTCCACTGGGCACAGGCGTCGCGAAGCTGGTCGGGGGCAGTGTGAAGGTCACGGGGACGCCCTTCCACCGGCAGCCGGACAGCCAGGTTGGTGATCGCGGTCGCCCGCGGC
This region includes:
- a CDS encoding MerR family transcriptional regulator, producing the protein MPPGSSRAVTPLDDDDYPAYTMGRAADMLGTTPAFLRALGEHRLITPLRSEGGHRRYSRYQLRIAARARELVDQGTPIEAACRIIILEDQLEEAQRINEQMRTQGPEPQSKTSA
- a CDS encoding ribonuclease J — encoded protein: MSHPHPELKAAPPLPEGGLRVIALGGLGEIGRNMTVFEHAGKLLIVDCGVLFPEETQPGVDVILPDFTSIRDRLDDIVAVVLTHGHEDHIGGVPYLLRERSDIPVVGSKLTLAFLEAKLKEHGIRPRTVRVREGDRRGLGPFDCEFVAVNHSIPDSLAVAIRTRAGMVLHTGDFKMDQFPLDDRITDLRAFARLGEEGVDLFLTDSTNAEVPGFTTSERELNPAIEQVMRTAPRRVIVSSFASHVHRIQQVLDAAHQHGRKVAFVGRSMVRNMGIARDLGYLKVPSGLVVSTKELEKLPDHKITLVCTGSQGEPMAALSRMANRDHMIRIGKDDTVLLASSLIPGNENAIYRVINGLTRWGAHVVHKGNAKVHVSGHASAGELVYCYNIVKPRNVMPVHGEWRHLRANADLAIRTGVDPDRVVIAEDGVVVDLVDGRASITGKVPAGNVYVDGMEVGGATEASLKDRLTLAAEGVVTVVAIVDADTGALAEAPDFLARGFVHDDTTFEPVVPVIEKTLATAAEEGVGDARQLEQLIARAVANWAFRTHRRKPLIIPVIIDA
- a CDS encoding carbonic anhydrase — translated: MNETQAATSREAFELLMAGNQRFVAGIPEHPNQDAARRTEFAASQRPFTVLFGCSDSRLAAEIIFDRGLGDLFVVRTAGHVTGPEVIGSIEYGVDILNCPLFVVLGHEACGAVGAARAALEDGVAPAGYVRDVVERVTPSVLSARAAGRVKGEEILDEHIRHTVDLLLDRSRLLAEKVAAGHAAVVGLCYGLADATARLVATRGLDAPVTTAS